A region of bacterium DNA encodes the following proteins:
- a CDS encoding vitamin K epoxide reductase family protein: MSLQAWDRVRLAASLIGLGIAAYLSALHYDTAVSLVCSSSGAVNCERVLTSPQAVWNGIPVALWGMIWFAVAATLAILSLVRHGAAEPPWLRWGGIGWAVIGAAAVLRLLYTELVVIGSICLWCTAVHVLVIGLFVVQMLTDATRTSTNPEP; encoded by the coding sequence GTGTCCCTCCAGGCCTGGGACCGCGTCCGTCTCGCCGCGAGCCTGATCGGGCTTGGGATCGCCGCGTACCTCAGCGCCCTACACTACGACACGGCCGTGTCTCTTGTCTGCTCGAGTTCGGGCGCCGTGAACTGCGAGCGCGTGCTGACGAGCCCTCAAGCCGTCTGGAACGGGATCCCCGTGGCACTCTGGGGCATGATCTGGTTCGCCGTCGCCGCCACGCTCGCGATCCTGTCGCTAGTGCGTCACGGAGCCGCGGAGCCCCCGTGGCTACGTTGGGGCGGGATCGGCTGGGCGGTGATCGGTGCCGCAGCGGTGCTGCGGCTTCTCTACACCGAACTGGTGGTGATCGGAAGCATCTGCCTGTGGTGCACGGCCGTGCACGTGTTGGTCATCGGCCTCTTCGTGGTCCAGATGCTGACAGACGCGACACGCACCTCTACGAATCCAGAGCCTTAG
- a CDS encoding DUF929 family protein: MWTLPALGVAVALVIVGGIVHQRQRQSASRLALAAAEGTPLPADIARNLAAIPEPTWDRVGADGAARLMLVGTPPSGNVTPVVLYVGAEYCPYCAVMRWPLVATLDRFGTFTGLALSTSSATDVFPRTPTLTLLRQRYESPYLLLQTAELQGNIQDASGRYPPLQHLTDTQAALFSHYDSSGSIPFLIIGGRYLLTGSPFSPSVLQGMDWHAIAASLPVGTTTAARAILSFANEITAAICAVDGKAPASVCQSAGVRDAAQVLPHTGN; this comes from the coding sequence GTGTGGACGCTCCCGGCCCTCGGCGTGGCGGTTGCGTTGGTCATCGTCGGGGGTATCGTCCATCAGCGCCAACGGCAAAGCGCCTCGCGGCTAGCCTTGGCCGCGGCCGAAGGCACGCCACTACCGGCGGATATCGCGCGCAACCTGGCCGCCATCCCCGAGCCTACGTGGGATCGGGTGGGAGCGGACGGGGCGGCTCGCCTGATGCTTGTGGGGACGCCGCCGTCGGGTAACGTGACGCCCGTCGTGCTCTACGTCGGCGCCGAGTACTGTCCCTACTGTGCCGTCATGCGGTGGCCGCTCGTCGCGACGCTCGATCGATTCGGCACGTTTACCGGGCTGGCGCTCTCGACATCGTCCGCAACCGACGTCTTCCCACGCACGCCGACCCTCACCTTGCTGCGACAACGATACGAAAGCCCATACCTTCTGCTGCAGACCGCGGAACTGCAGGGCAATATCCAGGACGCCTCCGGGCGATATCCACCGCTGCAGCACCTCACCGATACGCAGGCAGCGCTGTTCAGCCACTACGACTCCTCGGGGAGCATCCCGTTCCTGATCATCGGCGGCCGATATCTTCTGACGGGATCGCCCTTTTCGCCATCCGTGTTGCAGGGAATGGATTGGCACGCCATTGCAGCATCCCTCCCTGTAGGCACGACCACCGCGGCTCGGGCGATTCTCAGCTTCGCGAACGAGATCACCGCCGCGATCTGTGCCGTCGACGGAAAGGCGCCGGCCTCCGTGTGTCAGAGTGCGGGGGTGCGCGACGCCGCGCAGGTGCTGCCCCACACCGGGAACTGA
- a CDS encoding SCO family protein, producing the protein MPIRGSRRWVGIVLVTLMAATVGGLATFKRLLPQPPTPLVGSVLTPPISAFGFRLRDQDGREVSLAGFRGKVVVLTFLYTHCPDVCPLIAEKLHRTYAQLGILARHVAFIAVSVDPRGDTGPAVRAFLAAHHVRGELEYLTGSPAQLRPIWAQYYIGTRGLDPEAGAVAATIGNITHTALAYVIDPRGQIRVFLSADFTPKALMTDLKILAPPQT; encoded by the coding sequence ATGCCGATCCGGGGTTCACGACGTTGGGTGGGAATAGTATTAGTCACCTTGATGGCGGCGACCGTCGGTGGGCTCGCGACCTTCAAACGCTTGCTACCTCAACCCCCAACCCCCCTTGTCGGGAGCGTGCTCACGCCTCCAATATCAGCCTTCGGGTTTCGCCTGCGAGATCAAGACGGACGGGAAGTGTCTCTCGCGGGTTTTCGGGGAAAGGTGGTTGTCCTGACCTTTCTCTACACCCATTGCCCAGATGTTTGCCCGCTGATCGCCGAGAAACTGCACCGCACTTACGCGCAATTGGGGATTCTGGCACGGCACGTGGCGTTCATCGCGGTCAGTGTGGATCCCCGGGGAGACACCGGCCCTGCGGTTCGGGCCTTCCTTGCAGCGCACCACGTACGGGGGGAACTAGAGTATCTCACAGGGTCGCCCGCACAACTCCGCCCGATCTGGGCGCAATACTATATCGGAACGAGGGGACTGGATCCTGAGGCCGGTGCGGTGGCGGCGACCATCGGCAACATCACACACACCGCCCTCGCGTACGTCATCGATCCAAGGGGGCAAATTCGAGTTTTCCTGTCCGCGGACTTCACGCCGAAGGCGCTGATGACGGACCTGAAGATTCTCGCCCCCCCGCAGACGTGA
- a CDS encoding copper resistance protein CopC: MFSRGTTLALVTVLVIASPAGAHALLREATPASGAVLQKSPAAVTMTFTEEPEPTLSVVHVLDNAGRVVDRGGAQVVPENPRQLRVPLGPLLNGVYTVTWRTVSRVDGHVTGGAFGFGIGVSPGTVPAAQGRPPWPSPLYVISRWGWYLGLSGLLGAAWVWALAAHEPVMPSAGYLWMLWAFAAAGLVVLGLAQAADAGVGIGRLLGTPLGLALAWRALPLSIAGIAIGATQRLSIRSRRRALLIVGIGAAGAMLAHVLAGHPGAGAGPWRWPNIMDQWLHFAGIGIWVGGLAALLVAVRGRPDGDKAILVRRFSTGAGVALVVVAATGVLRAVDEVGSWGALLTSDFGQVVLVKAAFLLVLASLGAVNRYRSVPAATKTLRGLRRIGGTELGLAAVVLAVAGLLTGLAPPSLTGGAASAVSVVTATANDYATTIRVHLEVTPGVPGVNRFVAQITDYDTRRPIAAERVTLRFMAPARPDIGASTLELRRAADGTYQGQGVNISLDGPWLVTAVIERQRTAVEVPLAVTTRTPPQAVRILQTPGQPALYNIDLPGRRLLDAYLDPGKPGLNELHLTFINAAGGELPVPRFPQILAAGTGKVPLSLSARRFGPGHFIADARLTKGDWRIDVVVTTGSGETLRAHFTAHL, encoded by the coding sequence GTGTTCTCGCGGGGCACGACCCTCGCGCTCGTAACCGTACTCGTCATCGCGTCCCCGGCCGGTGCACACGCGCTGTTGCGCGAAGCTACCCCCGCAAGCGGAGCCGTTCTCCAGAAGTCACCCGCCGCTGTGACCATGACCTTCACCGAGGAACCCGAGCCGACCCTCTCCGTGGTCCACGTGCTCGATAATGCCGGCCGGGTGGTCGATCGCGGAGGGGCACAGGTCGTTCCAGAGAATCCGCGGCAGCTACGAGTCCCTCTCGGCCCGCTCCTGAACGGGGTGTACACGGTCACTTGGCGGACCGTATCCCGCGTCGATGGCCACGTAACCGGGGGCGCGTTTGGGTTCGGGATCGGTGTCTCTCCAGGGACGGTTCCGGCAGCGCAAGGGAGGCCGCCGTGGCCCTCACCGCTCTACGTCATCAGCCGTTGGGGGTGGTATCTTGGCCTGAGCGGTCTGCTGGGGGCTGCATGGGTGTGGGCGCTGGCAGCCCACGAGCCCGTGATGCCGAGCGCGGGATATCTGTGGATGCTGTGGGCGTTTGCCGCGGCGGGGCTAGTCGTCCTGGGTCTGGCCCAGGCGGCCGACGCGGGAGTCGGGATCGGCCGCCTCCTCGGAACACCGCTCGGTCTCGCCCTCGCTTGGAGGGCGCTCCCGCTCAGCATTGCGGGAATCGCCATTGGAGCGACCCAACGCCTATCCATCCGTTCACGTCGCCGCGCCCTTCTTATTGTTGGCATAGGAGCGGCAGGCGCGATGCTCGCGCATGTGCTGGCCGGGCATCCTGGCGCGGGCGCAGGCCCATGGCGATGGCCGAACATCATGGACCAGTGGCTGCACTTTGCCGGCATCGGCATCTGGGTCGGGGGCCTCGCTGCCCTGCTGGTGGCCGTCCGTGGCAGGCCAGATGGCGACAAAGCTATTCTGGTCCGGCGCTTCTCAACCGGAGCCGGGGTGGCACTGGTCGTTGTTGCGGCAACGGGCGTGCTTCGCGCGGTCGATGAGGTGGGGAGCTGGGGGGCCCTGCTCACCAGCGATTTCGGGCAGGTCGTGCTGGTCAAGGCCGCGTTCTTGCTCGTCCTCGCGAGCCTTGGAGCAGTGAACCGCTACCGGAGTGTTCCCGCTGCCACCAAGACCCTGCGCGGTCTGCGTCGGATAGGGGGAACTGAGTTGGGGCTTGCGGCGGTGGTGCTGGCCGTGGCCGGGCTGCTGACGGGCTTGGCGCCGCCCAGCCTCACCGGGGGCGCCGCATCCGCCGTGTCGGTCGTCACGGCCACGGCCAACGACTACGCCACGACGATTCGAGTCCACCTGGAGGTCACCCCGGGGGTCCCCGGCGTGAACCGGTTCGTGGCACAGATTACAGATTATGATACGCGGCGTCCCATCGCGGCGGAACGGGTCACTCTGCGGTTTATGGCTCCCGCGCGACCGGACATTGGCGCCTCGACGCTGGAACTACGGCGCGCGGCCGATGGAACGTACCAGGGGCAGGGGGTGAACATTTCCCTCGACGGACCCTGGCTCGTCACCGCCGTCATTGAACGACAGCGTACCGCCGTGGAGGTGCCTCTCGCGGTGACCACCCGGACCCCTCCCCAGGCCGTTCGGATCCTGCAAACCCCGGGCCAGCCCGCCCTCTACAACATCGATCTCCCTGGTCGCCGTCTGTTGGACGCGTACCTCGATCCTGGAAAGCCAGGACTCAACGAGTTGCACCTGACCTTCATTAATGCTGCAGGCGGCGAGCTTCCGGTCCCGCGATTTCCCCAGATTCTCGCGGCCGGGACTGGGAAGGTTCCTCTGTCGCTGTCTGCGCGCCGGTTCGGCCCTGGGCACTTCATTGCGGACGCCCGATTGACCAAAGGGGACTGGAGAATCGACGTTGTCGTCACCACCGGAAGTGGCGAGACCCTGCGCGCCCATTTCACCGCCCACCTGTAG
- a CDS encoding response regulator transcription factor, with amino-acid sequence MSVRRTLIVDDSALARRAIRNILERSSQFEVIAEATNGLEAIARARELMPELVLMDLRMPRLDGLGAIQAIKEEFPSMQIVVLSVSDDPRDLFEAIKRGAQGYLIKNMEPQLWLEYLDAIVSGDARISRTIAERVLQEFTWSRKPDLATTLPMLTARERDILTLVTRGQTNREIGMVLDIAENTVRRHLQNILEKLHLRNRVELAAFATRHDMGQRKR; translated from the coding sequence ATGTCTGTCAGGCGGACGCTGATCGTTGACGACAGCGCGCTTGCGCGGCGCGCCATTCGGAACATCCTCGAACGGTCCTCGCAGTTCGAGGTTATCGCCGAAGCGACAAACGGCCTGGAGGCCATCGCCCGAGCCCGTGAGCTCATGCCCGAGCTCGTGCTTATGGATCTCCGCATGCCGCGTCTAGACGGCCTCGGCGCGATCCAGGCGATCAAGGAAGAATTTCCGTCGATGCAGATCGTGGTGCTGAGCGTCTCGGACGACCCCCGGGATCTGTTCGAAGCGATTAAGCGTGGCGCGCAAGGCTACTTGATCAAGAATATGGAACCGCAGCTCTGGTTGGAATATCTGGATGCGATTGTGTCGGGAGACGCGCGTATCTCACGGACCATCGCGGAGCGCGTCCTTCAAGAGTTTACCTGGTCCCGGAAGCCGGACCTGGCAACGACCCTGCCGATGCTCACTGCGCGAGAGCGAGACATTCTCACGCTCGTCACCCGCGGCCAGACGAATCGGGAGATCGGGATGGTGCTGGACATTGCAGAGAATACCGTAAGACGCCACCTCCAGAACATCCTGGAGAAGCTGCATCTACGGAACCGCGTCGAGCTCGCCGCCTTCGCGACGAGGCATGACATGGGCCAGCGCAAACGGTGA
- a CDS encoding histidine kinase, with product MAIATYPGSIVSFGARTLARYLTVLLPAVLVLGAEIVRHEWLHDVLPVMLGNVVTGAIALGISLLIFVPLYRRLDSTDARVRRLEIEHAVRDERERIARELHEGISQALFFLNVEAGTLERSLGDPTQPETALRTVREIAQAVQDTASRVRDTIFDLRTARQPDQPFAAWLRAYAQQWSDIHNVAVTLEEVGPPLALPVERELHVMALIREILHNVAKHAQARTVTITVTRSKAGLAVAVADDGRGLPDPVPGPAQGRYGLATLREHAAAAGGTVAVSQVPGGGTAIVLSLHGLGERT from the coding sequence ATGGCGATCGCCACGTATCCGGGGTCCATTGTCTCGTTTGGCGCGCGAACGCTCGCCCGGTATCTTACGGTTCTGCTGCCGGCGGTTCTGGTTCTTGGCGCCGAGATCGTCAGGCACGAATGGTTGCACGATGTCCTCCCGGTGATGCTGGGGAACGTCGTGACCGGGGCGATCGCGCTCGGCATTTCCCTGCTGATCTTCGTGCCGCTCTACCGGCGGCTCGATTCAACTGATGCGCGCGTCCGGAGGCTCGAGATCGAGCACGCCGTGCGCGACGAGCGGGAGCGAATCGCCCGGGAGCTGCACGAGGGAATTTCGCAAGCGCTGTTCTTCCTCAATGTCGAGGCCGGGACGCTCGAACGATCCCTAGGTGACCCCACCCAACCGGAGACCGCCCTTCGCACCGTGCGCGAGATCGCACAGGCCGTCCAAGACACCGCCAGCCGTGTCCGTGATACCATCTTCGACTTGCGAACGGCGCGGCAGCCCGACCAGCCGTTCGCCGCCTGGCTGCGAGCCTACGCGCAGCAATGGAGTGACATCCACAACGTGGCGGTCACGCTGGAGGAGGTGGGCCCCCCCCTGGCCCTCCCGGTCGAACGGGAACTGCACGTGATGGCCCTGATCCGGGAAATCCTGCACAACGTCGCCAAACACGCGCAGGCGCGGACGGTCACCATCACCGTCACCAGGAGCAAGGCCGGCCTCGCGGTCGCCGTTGCGGACGATGGGCGGGGCCTGCCGGATCCCGTCCCGGGTCCGGCGCAAGGGCGGTACGGCCTGGCGACGCTCCGGGAGCACGCTGCGGCGGCCGGCGGGACGGTGGCGGTATCGCAGGTGCCGGGTGGGGGGACCGCGATTGTCCTTTCCCTCCACGGCTTGGGAGAAAGGACCTGA